In Fibrobacter sp. UWR3, a genomic segment contains:
- a CDS encoding CatB-related O-acetyltransferase: MTTPNNIPDPTAVHPIAGYDKEIYVKPTLKNPNIVVGDFTYIADSEFESHVTHLYPWNNDKLIIGKFCQIAAGVEFVMNGANHQMNAVSTFPFYTLTGWDMKAPAPADMPLKGDTIIGNDVWIGQNVTILPGVHIGDGAIIGASSVVGSNVEPYTIVAGNPAQFIRKRFDEELTNLMLEWRWWDKPIEEINSLIPVLTSSDLTEVKKKIKEMLGK, translated from the coding sequence ATGACAACACCAAATAACATTCCCGACCCGACGGCAGTACACCCGATTGCGGGCTACGACAAGGAAATCTACGTGAAGCCAACGCTCAAGAACCCGAACATAGTCGTGGGCGACTTCACCTACATTGCCGACAGCGAGTTCGAAAGCCACGTGACTCACCTATACCCGTGGAACAACGACAAGCTGATTATCGGCAAGTTCTGCCAGATTGCTGCGGGAGTGGAGTTCGTGATGAACGGGGCAAACCACCAGATGAACGCGGTCTCGACTTTCCCGTTCTACACGCTCACAGGCTGGGACATGAAGGCACCCGCACCTGCGGACATGCCGCTAAAAGGCGACACGATTATCGGGAACGACGTGTGGATTGGCCAGAACGTAACGATACTCCCCGGAGTACATATCGGCGACGGTGCGATTATCGGCGCAAGCAGCGTCGTTGGCAGCAATGTGGAGCCCTACACGATTGTCGCAGGAAACCCGGCGCAATTTATACGCAAGCGTTTCGACGAAGAACTCACAAACCTGATGCTCGAATGGCGCTGGTGGGACAAACCCATCGAAGAAATAAACTCGCTTATCCCGGTACTCACGAGCAGCGACTTGACAGAAGTCAAGAAGAAAATTAAAGAGATGCTCGGGAAATAA
- a CDS encoding glycoside hydrolase family 5 protein, giving the protein MLKSRLRTAALAVSFSVASLAVLANAETLPTAGEMFNKMGFGINIGNTMEVPGNPTGWGNKFPTEAYIDSVKATGFSTIRIPCAWDSHAKDGVINESWMDSVQTVVDMCMRAGLVTVLNIHWDGGWLEENLKDEKKDEVNAKQKSYWTQIATRFKDYNENLLFASANEPATTDDNYRHETEILMVYHQTFVDAVRATGSNNASRTLVIQGPSTSIDRTTEVMPVSKLPKDVIENRLMVEVHFYDPYTYTLMNDIADWGAQVYPQYYWGDDLAAGADIVHNCGYNAWAGAMGDKCTSAQIQEQFGKMKTNFVDKGVPVIIGEFGANDRVGVLTGDNYAKHRKGRLAYYDAVMKLAKQNKVVPIAWDTGHEGENNMTIIRRQSAPDGSVFDMDVLKIMRSAYGLGDYVNGGETTGIVNGAQLGEGLARATSGIVRVGNRLESAGEIRLFNLNGTLVRTAINGMSLENIPHGIYIAKGAGALVRVDIR; this is encoded by the coding sequence ATGCTTAAAAGCAGACTCAGGACTGCGGCGCTGGCCGTTTCCTTCTCCGTGGCATCGCTTGCTGTGCTCGCGAATGCCGAAACGCTCCCGACTGCGGGCGAAATGTTCAACAAGATGGGCTTCGGGATAAACATCGGCAACACGATGGAAGTTCCGGGCAACCCCACGGGCTGGGGCAACAAGTTCCCGACAGAAGCCTACATCGATTCGGTGAAGGCGACGGGGTTCAGCACCATACGCATTCCCTGCGCCTGGGACAGCCACGCTAAGGACGGCGTGATAAACGAAAGCTGGATGGATTCGGTGCAGACGGTGGTGGACATGTGCATGCGCGCTGGCCTCGTGACGGTCCTGAACATCCACTGGGATGGCGGCTGGCTCGAAGAGAATCTGAAGGACGAAAAGAAGGACGAGGTGAACGCGAAGCAGAAATCCTACTGGACGCAGATTGCGACGCGTTTCAAGGACTATAACGAGAACCTGCTCTTTGCGAGCGCGAACGAGCCCGCGACTACCGACGACAATTACAGGCACGAGACGGAAATCCTGATGGTGTACCACCAGACGTTCGTGGATGCCGTGCGCGCAACGGGCAGCAACAATGCGAGCCGTACTCTTGTAATCCAGGGGCCTTCCACAAGTATCGACCGCACGACCGAGGTGATGCCGGTTTCGAAACTCCCGAAGGACGTGATTGAAAACCGCCTGATGGTCGAGGTGCATTTTTATGACCCGTACACCTACACGCTCATGAACGACATTGCCGACTGGGGCGCGCAAGTTTATCCGCAATACTACTGGGGCGACGACCTTGCGGCCGGTGCAGACATCGTGCACAACTGCGGTTACAACGCCTGGGCGGGCGCGATGGGCGACAAGTGCACCAGCGCGCAGATTCAGGAACAGTTCGGCAAGATGAAGACGAACTTTGTAGACAAGGGCGTGCCCGTGATTATCGGCGAGTTCGGCGCGAACGACCGCGTGGGCGTGCTGACGGGCGACAACTACGCGAAGCACCGCAAGGGCCGCCTTGCCTATTACGACGCCGTGATGAAACTCGCGAAACAGAACAAGGTGGTGCCCATCGCCTGGGATACGGGCCACGAGGGCGAAAACAACATGACGATTATCCGCAGGCAGTCCGCGCCGGATGGCTCCGTGTTCGACATGGACGTGCTGAAGATTATGCGCAGTGCCTACGGGCTCGGCGACTACGTGAACGGCGGCGAAACGACGGGAATTGTGAACGGCGCGCAGTTGGGTGAGGGCTTGGCGCGTGCGACCTCCGGGATTGTCCGCGTGGGCAACCGCCTGGAATCTGCGGGCGAAATCAGGCTGTTCAACCTGAACGGAACGCTTGTCCGCACCGCGATAAACGGCATGTCGCTCGAAAACATTCCGCACGGTATATATATTGCCAAGGGCGCTGGCGCCTTGGTGAGGGTTGATATCCGGTAA
- the argA gene encoding amino-acid N-acetyltransferase, whose translation MNNTASDFYSQHFEVAGFIREVFGYMDRFKGQLFVLKIDDGLMDHPLFPVLMRDIALLHKAGIRIIIVPGTRNSIDAQLKAWELESKFEGGVRLTSEEALPLIEQASLGVAQRIMSHLTASGLSGIQGNWVLARSLGVIGGVDYMRTGKIERIQRDILEQLLDENFVPIIPPIGWNKIGHAYNISSTELATEICKYMQVGKLFFIGNENGIKLKGLVTGKNTKYLEPTDSGVISALDVDQAKELLELNSDVLDFAQMDYLMNAIRACEAGANRVHLLSGEFQGSVLQEVFSARGDGTMVYANQYSSIRPANIEDIPDILRIMQDYIAKGYLVPRTQESISEKLKDYVVYSIDNSIHGCGALHEFEDGMAEVAGIAVGANYRKSGIGDAIVRHLISVGRMKGYSKLFLLTTQALDWFYHFGFEDGTVEDLPKSKRDHYNQKRNSRILILPLDK comes from the coding sequence ATGAATAACACTGCGTCCGATTTCTATTCCCAGCACTTCGAAGTTGCCGGATTCATCCGGGAAGTGTTCGGCTATATGGACCGGTTCAAGGGCCAGCTGTTCGTGTTGAAGATAGACGACGGCCTGATGGACCATCCGCTGTTCCCCGTGCTCATGCGGGATATCGCCCTGCTGCACAAGGCGGGTATCCGCATCATTATCGTGCCGGGTACGCGAAACAGTATCGACGCACAGTTGAAGGCCTGGGAACTTGAAAGCAAGTTCGAGGGTGGCGTCCGGCTTACGAGCGAGGAGGCCCTGCCCCTCATTGAACAGGCTAGCCTCGGGGTTGCCCAGCGCATCATGAGCCACCTCACGGCGAGCGGCCTGAGCGGTATCCAGGGCAACTGGGTGCTGGCCCGGAGCCTTGGCGTGATTGGCGGCGTGGACTACATGCGCACCGGAAAGATCGAGCGGATTCAGCGCGATATTCTGGAGCAGCTGCTTGACGAGAATTTCGTGCCTATCATTCCGCCTATCGGCTGGAACAAGATCGGGCATGCCTACAATATCAGTTCTACGGAACTCGCGACCGAAATCTGCAAGTACATGCAGGTGGGCAAGCTCTTCTTTATCGGTAACGAGAACGGCATCAAGCTCAAGGGGCTCGTGACCGGCAAGAACACGAAGTACTTGGAGCCGACGGACTCGGGCGTGATTTCGGCACTGGACGTGGACCAGGCGAAGGAACTCCTGGAACTCAATTCCGACGTGCTCGATTTTGCGCAGATGGACTACCTGATGAACGCCATCCGGGCGTGCGAGGCGGGCGCGAACCGCGTGCATTTGCTGAGCGGTGAATTCCAGGGCAGCGTGCTGCAGGAAGTCTTCAGCGCGCGGGGTGACGGTACCATGGTGTACGCGAACCAGTACTCGAGTATCCGGCCCGCGAACATCGAGGACATCCCCGATATCCTGCGCATCATGCAGGACTACATCGCGAAGGGCTACCTGGTGCCGCGTACGCAGGAAAGCATTTCCGAGAAGCTCAAGGATTACGTGGTGTACAGCATCGACAACAGCATTCACGGTTGCGGCGCCTTGCACGAGTTCGAAGACGGGATGGCCGAAGTTGCGGGCATCGCGGTTGGCGCGAACTACCGCAAGTCGGGCATTGGCGATGCCATCGTGCGGCACCTGATTTCTGTCGGGCGCATGAAAGGCTACAGTAAGCTGTTCTTGCTGACCACGCAGGCGCTTGACTGGTTCTACCACTTCGGATTCGAGGATGGTACGGTCGAGGATTTGCCCAAGAGCAAGCGCGACCACTACAACCAGAAGCGCAACTCGCGTATCCTGATCCTCCCGCTGGATAAGTGA
- a CDS encoding esterase, producing the protein MKSRFFRNLAKGLVVVSAALAVVNCDESTVAAAQQQYDPNDPLAALSSSGMADPAQVGDVDPTLASSSSTDIIGGGEVDPWADPCVASSLPDACGPGTNPLPTSSADVNPASSADVNPASSADVAPVSSAVVENPASSSSEAAPVVSSSSEDAKPAVSKIFLANDKEEEKNYMEVEYKTNTGWDGEGILAYPKRLTDNPDQKHAVVVWGPGGGTKPSAYEGMIRRLASHGFVVVALKESPGNATQAIKALDWLDGLNKDSNSPLFGKLDMNTVGCSGHSMGGLESEQALIKDRRVLTAFLNNSGDWGGAGAMKVATDRTIAILYGEGGMERGNAENDYNNANVKAPACLIQMTGGKGTECYEVSPGRRECGYGHGSGSWDGMAATVAWMRWHLGGEEWRKADFVGTSGKYIDGNIIGKQGNWKTQCKNF; encoded by the coding sequence ATGAAATCTCGATTCTTCAGGAATCTGGCGAAGGGCCTCGTGGTTGTAAGTGCCGCCCTTGCCGTTGTCAACTGCGACGAATCTACCGTTGCCGCCGCCCAGCAGCAATACGACCCGAACGATCCGCTTGCCGCGCTCAGTTCCTCGGGCATGGCCGACCCCGCCCAGGTGGGTGATGTCGACCCGACTCTTGCTTCCAGCAGCTCTACTGATATTATCGGTGGCGGCGAAGTTGATCCTTGGGCGGACCCCTGCGTGGCCTCTAGCTTGCCTGATGCATGCGGCCCGGGAACGAATCCGCTTCCGACCTCCAGTGCAGATGTGAATCCTGCTTCCAGCGCAGATGTGAATCCTGCTTCCAGCGCAGATGTGGCCCCGGTTTCCAGCGCGGTTGTCGAAAATCCCGCTTCCAGTTCCAGCGAAGCTGCCCCGGTCGTTTCTTCTTCCAGCGAAGATGCGAAGCCCGCCGTTTCGAAAATTTTCCTCGCGAACGACAAGGAAGAAGAAAAGAACTATATGGAAGTCGAGTACAAGACGAATACCGGCTGGGATGGGGAAGGAATCCTTGCGTACCCCAAGCGCTTGACCGACAATCCGGACCAGAAGCATGCCGTCGTGGTATGGGGCCCCGGTGGTGGTACAAAACCGAGTGCTTACGAAGGCATGATTCGCCGTCTTGCCTCCCACGGTTTCGTGGTGGTTGCTCTCAAGGAATCTCCGGGCAATGCGACCCAGGCCATCAAGGCTCTCGACTGGCTGGATGGGCTGAACAAGGACTCGAATAGCCCGCTGTTTGGCAAGCTCGACATGAATACGGTCGGTTGCTCGGGCCACTCCATGGGCGGTCTTGAATCCGAACAGGCCCTCATCAAGGACAGGCGCGTGCTTACCGCGTTCCTCAACAACAGCGGTGACTGGGGCGGAGCCGGTGCCATGAAGGTGGCAACCGACCGGACTATCGCAATCCTCTACGGTGAAGGCGGCATGGAACGCGGCAACGCCGAGAACGATTACAACAACGCGAATGTCAAGGCGCCTGCATGCCTTATCCAGATGACGGGAGGCAAGGGTACCGAATGCTACGAAGTTTCCCCTGGCCGCAGGGAATGCGGTTACGGTCACGGTTCCGGTTCCTGGGACGGCATGGCTGCGACGGTTGCCTGGATGCGCTGGCACCTCGGTGGCGAGGAATGGCGCAAGGCGGACTTCGTAGGCACCAGTGGCAAGTATATCGACGGCAACATCATTGGTAAGCAGGGCAACTGGAAAACCCAGTGCAAGAACTTCTAA
- a CDS encoding FKBP-type peptidyl-prolyl cis-trans isomerase: protein MNLTRFTLLAASCAALLACGGNKNAAPATDPTPAPAPAAAPAPAPEVKVSLDSTVDRYSYALGMDLGKAIANINVPLKLDVIIAAIKDEVDTTRKVLMDDTTAEKALQGLLLQMQQKKEADAKAAAQKSLEEQAQFLAKNVLDSTVKVTTKGVQYKVIKEGTGITPKVSDKVQVHYIGALLDGTEFDNSVKRGEPLEFPVNAVIEGWQDLLQVMKEGMKVKAWIPSALAYGEAGVPPMIPANALLVFEVELLKVYAETPAVDGSVGSPTDAAVAPADTAAAKAADPAAAPAEAKDSKKAEPANASTSAPTDAKKPAAKGAKKPAAKK, encoded by the coding sequence ATGAATCTGACCCGCTTTACCCTCCTTGCTGCCTCCTGCGCCGCCCTGCTTGCCTGTGGCGGGAACAAGAATGCCGCCCCCGCGACGGACCCGACTCCGGCCCCCGCTCCCGCGGCTGCACCCGCCCCTGCTCCCGAAGTGAAGGTTTCTCTCGACAGCACGGTCGACCGCTACAGTTACGCGCTGGGCATGGATCTCGGCAAGGCGATTGCGAACATAAACGTTCCTCTCAAGCTCGACGTGATTATCGCCGCCATCAAGGACGAGGTGGACACGACCCGCAAGGTTCTCATGGATGATACTACGGCGGAAAAGGCGCTCCAGGGCCTGCTCTTGCAGATGCAGCAGAAGAAGGAAGCCGATGCGAAGGCTGCCGCACAGAAGTCGCTCGAGGAGCAGGCGCAGTTCCTCGCGAAGAACGTGCTGGATTCCACGGTGAAGGTTACCACGAAGGGCGTGCAGTACAAGGTTATCAAGGAAGGCACGGGCATTACCCCCAAGGTGAGCGACAAGGTGCAGGTCCACTACATTGGCGCCCTCCTGGACGGTACGGAATTTGACAACAGCGTTAAACGTGGCGAACCGCTCGAGTTCCCGGTGAATGCCGTGATCGAGGGCTGGCAGGACCTGCTCCAGGTGATGAAGGAAGGCATGAAGGTGAAGGCCTGGATTCCGAGCGCGCTTGCTTATGGCGAGGCGGGCGTCCCGCCGATGATTCCCGCGAATGCGCTCCTCGTGTTCGAGGTGGAACTCCTGAAGGTGTACGCGGAAACCCCGGCTGTCGATGGTTCGGTGGGCTCGCCAACCGATGCCGCCGTTGCTCCGGCCGATACTGCCGCCGCTAAGGCTGCTGACCCCGCTGCTGCACCTGCCGAGGCAAAGGATTCCAAGAAGGCCGAACCCGCCAATGCTTCGACAAGCGCGCCGACCGATGCCAAGAAACCTGCCGCGAAGGGTGCAAAGAAGCCCGCCGCGAAGAAGTAA
- the glgA gene encoding glycogen synthase, with protein sequence MNAAILTNEFPPEIYGGAGIHVKFLTQELSKLCHIEARCFGSQDVDEDNVRAIGFSRKLGLDPADDRFQKIFKPLDINLQWAATLKDIDVIHCHTWYSHFGGVLASRLLQCPLILTTHSLEPHRPWKAEQLGDGGYAMSCWIERTAYEAADGVIAVSQGMKRDVMKLYGVPEDRVKVIYNGIDPEFYAPTFNAGILEKWGVDPNRPYVLFVGRITRQKGISQLIQAIPQIDKKAQVVLCAGAPDTVELAEECKSLIEKVQASRDGVVWIQEAVPHEELRVLYSHATVFATPSLYEPFGIINLEAMSCGTPVVGSAVGGIPEIIVDGETGFLVPLKHVSETDFEPADPKAFQTDFANKLNKVLADPELAKKMGEVSRKRAVDVFSWKSIAKQTYDFYQECIERYKKSK encoded by the coding sequence ATGAACGCAGCAATTCTTACTAACGAGTTTCCGCCGGAAATTTACGGCGGCGCAGGTATCCACGTCAAGTTCCTTACGCAGGAACTTTCGAAACTTTGTCACATCGAGGCGCGCTGCTTCGGGAGCCAGGATGTAGACGAGGACAATGTCCGTGCAATCGGGTTTTCGCGCAAGCTGGGCCTGGACCCGGCCGATGACCGCTTCCAGAAGATTTTCAAGCCGCTCGATATCAACCTGCAGTGGGCCGCTACCCTCAAGGATATCGACGTAATCCATTGCCACACCTGGTACAGCCACTTCGGTGGCGTGCTCGCGAGTCGCCTTCTGCAGTGCCCGCTAATCCTCACCACGCACTCGCTGGAACCGCACCGCCCGTGGAAGGCCGAACAGCTGGGCGATGGCGGTTATGCCATGAGCTGCTGGATCGAGCGCACCGCATACGAGGCTGCCGACGGCGTGATTGCGGTGAGCCAAGGCATGAAGCGCGACGTGATGAAGCTTTACGGCGTGCCCGAGGACCGCGTGAAGGTTATCTACAACGGCATCGACCCGGAATTCTACGCGCCGACATTCAATGCGGGCATCCTCGAGAAGTGGGGCGTAGACCCGAACCGCCCCTACGTGCTGTTCGTGGGCCGCATTACGCGCCAGAAGGGCATTAGCCAGCTTATCCAGGCCATTCCGCAAATCGACAAGAAGGCGCAGGTGGTGCTCTGTGCGGGTGCTCCCGATACGGTGGAACTCGCCGAGGAATGCAAGTCGCTTATCGAAAAGGTCCAGGCCTCCCGCGACGGCGTGGTGTGGATTCAGGAAGCCGTCCCGCACGAGGAACTCCGCGTGCTCTACAGCCATGCGACCGTGTTTGCTACGCCCTCGCTCTACGAGCCGTTCGGGATTATCAACCTCGAGGCGATGAGCTGCGGGACCCCGGTGGTGGGTTCTGCGGTGGGCGGGATTCCCGAGATTATCGTGGACGGCGAAACCGGATTCCTGGTGCCGCTCAAGCACGTGTCCGAGACGGATTTCGAGCCTGCCGACCCCAAGGCCTTCCAGACCGACTTTGCAAACAAGTTAAACAAGGTTCTCGCAGACCCGGAACTTGCGAAGAAGATGGGCGAGGTGAGCCGCAAGCGTGCCGTAGATGTGTTCAGCTGGAAGTCTATCGCCAAGCAGACGTACGACTTTTACCAGGAATGCATCGAGCGCTACAAGAAAAGTAAGTAA
- the folD gene encoding bifunctional methylenetetrahydrofolate dehydrogenase/methenyltetrahydrofolate cyclohydrolase FolD produces the protein MAALILDGKALAKTTEEELSARVAKLKEKTGKTPILATILVGDDPASATYVKMKGNACARVGMESIRVVLPKNTTTEELLNKIQELNDNRDVHGILLQHPVPRHIDERAAFEAIDARKDVDGVTCLGFGRMAMGEPAYGCATPAGIMRLLKAYNIPLAGKHAVVVGRSAILGKPMAMMLLNADCTVTICHSKTQNLPEFVKQADILVGAVGKPEFIKKEWIKQGAVVVDAGYHPGGVGDIEKGLDDVASAYTPVPGGVGPMTINTLIYQSVESGEKYLG, from the coding sequence ATGGCAGCACTCATCCTCGACGGCAAGGCACTCGCCAAGACCACTGAAGAAGAACTCAGCGCCCGCGTGGCGAAACTCAAGGAAAAGACGGGCAAGACCCCCATCCTCGCCACCATCCTGGTGGGCGACGACCCGGCGAGCGCCACCTACGTGAAGATGAAGGGCAACGCCTGCGCCCGTGTGGGCATGGAAAGCATCCGCGTGGTGCTCCCGAAGAACACCACCACCGAGGAACTCCTCAACAAGATTCAGGAACTGAACGACAACCGAGACGTGCACGGCATTTTGCTGCAGCACCCGGTTCCGCGCCACATCGACGAGCGCGCCGCCTTCGAGGCCATCGACGCCCGCAAGGACGTGGATGGCGTGACCTGTCTTGGCTTTGGCCGCATGGCGATGGGCGAACCCGCCTACGGTTGCGCAACTCCCGCAGGCATCATGCGCCTGTTGAAGGCATACAACATCCCGCTCGCGGGCAAGCACGCCGTCGTGGTGGGCCGTAGCGCGATTCTCGGCAAGCCCATGGCCATGATGCTCCTGAACGCGGACTGCACAGTGACCATCTGCCACAGCAAGACGCAGAACCTCCCCGAATTCGTGAAGCAAGCCGACATCCTGGTAGGTGCGGTCGGCAAGCCCGAGTTCATCAAGAAGGAATGGATCAAGCAGGGTGCGGTCGTGGTCGACGCCGGCTACCATCCGGGTGGCGTGGGCGATATCGAGAAGGGTCTCGACGACGTGGCGAGCGCGTATACCCCGGTTCCGGGCGGCGTGGGCCCCATGACCATCAACACGCTCATCTACCAGAGCGTGGAAAGCGGCGAAAAGTATTTGGGATAA
- the folE gene encoding GTP cyclohydrolase I FolE yields the protein MNLKMMEDGFRMILAGMGENPNREGLLDTPKRVAKMYAELMTGLSGEMRAEDILKTRFHEKYDEMIIVPDIEFASMCEHHFLPFTGKAHVAYIPGDCVVGLSKIPRVVEFYARFPQIQERMTRQIAELIQKELNPKGVAVVLEASHMCMTMRGVKKPGATMVTTQLLGRFKTDEKTRAEFMSRIYAPR from the coding sequence ATGAACTTGAAGATGATGGAAGACGGCTTCCGGATGATTCTCGCCGGCATGGGCGAGAATCCGAACCGCGAAGGCTTGCTCGATACGCCGAAGCGTGTCGCGAAGATGTATGCCGAGCTCATGACCGGCCTTTCGGGCGAGATGCGTGCCGAAGACATTCTCAAGACGCGTTTCCACGAGAAGTACGACGAGATGATTATCGTGCCGGACATCGAGTTCGCGAGCATGTGCGAACATCATTTTCTGCCTTTTACGGGCAAGGCCCACGTGGCCTACATTCCGGGCGACTGCGTGGTGGGACTTTCCAAGATTCCGCGCGTCGTTGAATTCTATGCCCGCTTCCCGCAAATCCAGGAACGCATGACCCGCCAGATTGCAGAACTCATCCAGAAGGAACTGAACCCGAAGGGAGTCGCGGTGGTGCTCGAGGCATCGCACATGTGCATGACGATGCGCGGGGTAAAGAAGCCGGGTGCCACGATGGTCACGACCCAGCTTCTGGGCAGGTTCAAGACCGACGAGAAGACCCGTGCCGAGTTCATGTCGCGCATCTACGCCCCCCGGTAA
- a CDS encoding nitroreductase, translated as MNTLEAIRTRRSTRKFKAQPVELEKLKQIVEAGQFGPTGGNAQTNHFFVISDASVIAKLKELVQSAFAKMELREDLYKSLKNSITLARKGNYSFCYTAPVLIVVANRKEYGNNMADVACAVENMMLAANELDLGSCYINQLKWLNEDPTLLEYLRGLGLREDERVYASVAIGYADTESGLPNRNVSERTGNEVVFV; from the coding sequence ATGAACACACTCGAAGCAATTCGCACGCGTCGCAGTACCCGCAAGTTCAAGGCACAGCCTGTGGAACTCGAGAAGTTGAAGCAGATTGTCGAGGCGGGTCAGTTTGGCCCTACCGGCGGCAACGCTCAGACGAATCACTTCTTCGTGATTTCGGATGCTTCGGTGATTGCGAAACTCAAGGAACTTGTGCAGTCCGCGTTCGCGAAGATGGAACTCCGCGAAGACCTGTACAAGAGCCTCAAGAATTCCATCACGCTCGCCCGTAAAGGCAACTACTCGTTCTGCTATACGGCGCCCGTGCTGATTGTGGTCGCAAACAGGAAGGAATACGGCAACAACATGGCCGACGTGGCATGCGCGGTGGAGAACATGATGCTTGCGGCGAACGAACTCGACCTCGGCAGTTGCTACATCAACCAGCTCAAGTGGCTGAACGAAGACCCGACGCTCCTCGAATACCTGCGCGGACTTGGCTTGCGTGAAGATGAACGCGTGTACGCCTCCGTTGCCATCGGCTATGCCGATACGGAGAGTGGCCTCCCGAACCGGAACGTCTCCGAACGCACCGGCAACGAAGTCGTGTTCGTGTAA